The following are from one region of the Capsicum annuum cultivar UCD-10X-F1 chromosome 1, UCD10Xv1.1, whole genome shotgun sequence genome:
- the LOC107850903 gene encoding uncharacterized protein LOC107850903: MGKPWSMLMAMLVILTLVINSFEVKFANAKMSESACKEERRIGVNACKPVLYGKVPSPKCCERIRLTHIECVCSVITPKLAALVDIKAAVRIVEGCGRRVPRNYKCGSITTPP, translated from the coding sequence ATGGGAAAACCATGGTCTATGTTAATGGCTATGCTAGTGATCTTAACTTTGGTGATCAATAGCTTTGAAGTGAAATTTGCAAATGCTAAAATGAGTGAAAGTGCTTGTAAAGAAGAGAGAAGAATTGGTGTAAATGCTTGTAAGCCAGTTTTGTATGGCAAAGTTCCTTCACCAAAGTGTTGTGAAAGAATAAGATTGACACATATTGAGTGTGTATGTAGTGTTATTACGCCCAAATTGGCTGCACTTGTTGACATTAAAGCCGCCGTGCGCATTGTTGAAGGTTGTGGGCGTAGAGTCCCAAGAAATTACAAGTGTGGAA